A window of the Cryptococcus decagattii chromosome 6, complete sequence genome harbors these coding sequences:
- a CDS encoding 40S ribosomal protein S15, translated as MAEFTSQEEAAAKKASRSFKKYQYRGVELDNLLDLSNEEFINLVHARARRRFQRGLKRRPMGLIKKLRKAKTEAGPNEKPAMVKTHLRDMIIVPEMIGSVVGVYNGKTFTTVEVKPEMTGHYLGEFSITYKPVGHSRGANMKDSRFVPLK; from the exons ATG GCTGAGTTCACTTCTCAAGAGGAAGCCGCTGCCAAGAAGGCCTCCAGGTCTTTCAAGAAGTACCAGTACAGGGGTGTCGAGCTTGACAACCTCCTCGACCTTTCCAACGAGGAGTTCATCAAC CTCGTTCACGCCCGTGCCCGAAGGAGGTTCCAGCGAGGTCTTAAGCGACGACCCATGGGTCTCATCAAGAAGCTCCGAAAGGCTAAGACTGAGGCTGGCCCCAACGAGAAGCCCGCTATGGTCAAGACCCACCTCCGAGACATGATTATCGTTCCCGAGATGATTGGTTCCGTTGTTGGTGTCTAC AACGGCAAGACCTTCACCACCGTCGAGGTTAAGCCTGAGATGACTGGCCACTACCTCGgtgaattctccatcacttACAAGCCTGTCGGTCACTCTCGAGGTGCCAACATGAAGGACTCTCGATT CGTTCCCCTCAAGTAA
- a CDS encoding DNA polymerase epsilon subunit B, protein MVNQMRSAIVKVFSTKHSLTLPAPSLHYIEEVLMENEIPEDEWVVGLEFWAKEYLKAEDSSSLVSLKALKKAYENLQLGTTEDTQIPDPSEVNVESHFSVVDSFSMPAIRYDPVRSGFVQSKVPPSVAGQASSRSTFLRERWAIIKEIILRNENFTPPAIGGHDRANYLKLTSIRNLLGRAGQLFLLFGMLARNEEGKLCLEDGEGRVVLDMEDAVPGEGLFTEGCMVLIEGEYTAEETVRVLAMGHPPSERRDIARSLHGHVDFLGGGAVSLKEEQKYNSTVLANTQISFVILSDVWLDHSRTMPALRQMFEGYANTAEFRPMVFILCGNFCQDGWDGEEGLKRYTRGFNSLAELLQSIPLLHSSHFVFVPGPSDPWSSTTLPRPSLPSAFTTRLSNRIPNAKFVSNPCRLKYFGMEIVICREDVMGKMMRNLVVVKEGEEINMKRYLVQTILDQAHLLPLPISVRPTLWEYDHALRLYPMPSAVVLADKYERYELTYEGCHVFNPGKFVGGIGEDGWEFEWSMYYPATGRSERSVLTME, encoded by the exons ATGGTGAATCAAATGCGTTCAGCGATCGTTAAG GTCTTTTCAACCAAGCACTCCTTAACATTGCCTGCCCCTTCCCTACACTATATTGAAGAAGTTCTTATGGAG AATGAGATTCCTGAGGATGAATGGGTTGTTGGTCTCGAATTTTGGGCAAAAGAGTATTTGAAAGCTGAAG ATTCATCATCCCTGGTGTCATTGAAAGCATTAAAAAAGGCTTACGAGAACCTTCAGCTTGGC ACAACAGAAGACACACAAATCCCAGACCCTTCCGAAGTGAATGTTGAATCACACTTTTCCGTGGTGGACTCTTTTAGTATGCCTGCTATAAGATATGATCCTGTGCGATCAGGCTTTGTCCA ATCCAAGGTTCCACCTTCTGTCGCTGGTCAGGCCAGTTCAAGATCGACCTTTCTTCGCGAACGTTGGGCCATCATCAAAGAG ATTATCCTTCGTAACGAAAACTTTACACCACCGGCTATCGGTGGGCACGATCGTGCCAACTATCTCAAATTAACGTCTATCCGCAACCTCTTAGGCCGTGCCGGCCAGCTTTTTTTGTTATTCGGAATGCTCGCGCGCAATGAAGAGGGCAAGCTATgtcttgaagatggagaaggtcGAGTTGTTCTGGATATGGAAGATGCTGTTCCCGGTGAGGGGCTGTTCACTGAGGGGTGTATGGTCTTGATAGAAGGAGAGTACACAGCGGAGGAAACGGTTCGCGTCTTGGCAATGGGACACCCTCCgagtgaaagaagagatatTGCAAGGTCCTTACATGGGCACGTGGACTTTCTGGGAGGCGGTGCTGTGTCTctgaaggaagag CAAAAATACAACTCCACAGTACTTGCCAATACTCAAATATCTTTCGTTATACTGTCCGATGTCTGGCTCGATCATTCGAGAACCATGCCTGCCCTGCGCCAAATGTTTGAGGGGTATGCTAATACTGCCGAGTTCCGACCAATGGTGTTTATACTCTGCGGTAACTTTTGTCAAGACGGATGGGACGGCGAGGAAGGGCTCAAACGATATACTCGAGGGTTTAATTCTCTTGCAGAGCTCCTTCAATCCATTCCTCTGCTTCATTCTTCACATTTTGTCTTTGTTCCCGGCCCTTCAGATCCTTGGTCGAGTACTACCCTTCCTCgcccctctcttccttcagcATTCACCACACGCTTATCAAACCGTATACCAAACGCAAAATTTGTTAGTAACCCATGTCGGTTGAAGTACTTTGGAATGGAGATTGTGATCTGTAGAGAAGATGtgatggggaagatgatgcgAAACTTAGTTGTGGTcaaagaaggggaggagatAAACATGAAGCGATAC CTCGTTCAAACTATTCTGGACCAAGCACATCTCTTGCCTCTTCCTATCTCTGTCCGCCCCACACTTTGGGAATACGATCACGCTTTGCGCCTATATCCTATGCCTTCTGCCGTGGTCCTGGCAGACAAGTACGAACGATATGAGCTCACTTACGAAGGATGTCACGTTTTTAACCCTGGCAAGTTTGTGGGGGGAATCGGAGAAGACGGATGGGAGTTTGAATGGAGTATGTACTATCCTGCAACAGGCAGAAGTGAGAGAAG TGTCTTGACCATGGAATAA